A section of the Caballeronia sp. M1242 genome encodes:
- a CDS encoding GntR family transcriptional regulator has product MSTNLSSQAASFRDAQFEPRQSTSRFIADALRAAIVEGSLTPGEPLRQDAIARQFSVSAIPVREAFRQLESEGWVKIEPNRGAAVSPQSADEAREIYEIRASLESLAIGIAIAHHTPETLAECKRLLEAAENEPDPTLYVMRNEQFHTSLYAPANRPHLMELIGQMHRRGERYLRLKLGLPIHKDSSDAEHRAIFDALAARDIEAAQTLVARHLLATGELIHRFLADAQALAASKEVKNKRRARSSAAQSSRTSSRQADR; this is encoded by the coding sequence ATGTCGACAAATCTCTCTTCACAAGCGGCTTCGTTTCGCGACGCGCAGTTCGAGCCGCGCCAGAGCACGTCGCGCTTCATCGCGGATGCATTGCGCGCCGCCATCGTCGAAGGCTCGCTCACGCCCGGCGAGCCGCTGCGTCAGGATGCGATCGCCCGGCAGTTCTCGGTGAGCGCGATCCCCGTGCGCGAAGCCTTCCGGCAACTGGAAAGCGAAGGCTGGGTAAAAATCGAGCCGAATCGCGGCGCCGCCGTCAGCCCGCAATCGGCGGACGAAGCGCGCGAGATCTACGAGATCCGCGCATCGCTCGAAAGTCTCGCCATCGGCATCGCCATCGCGCACCACACGCCGGAAACGCTCGCGGAATGCAAACGCCTGCTCGAAGCCGCCGAGAACGAGCCGGACCCCACGCTCTATGTCATGCGCAACGAGCAGTTCCATACGAGCCTGTACGCGCCGGCGAATCGCCCGCATCTGATGGAACTGATCGGCCAGATGCACCGGCGCGGCGAGCGCTATCTGCGCCTGAAACTCGGCTTGCCGATCCACAAGGATTCCTCCGATGCCGAGCACCGCGCGATCTTCGATGCGCTCGCCGCACGCGACATCGAAGCCGCGCAGACGCTCGTCGCACGCCACTTGCTCGCGACGGGCGAGCTGATCCACCGCTTTCTCGCCGATGCGCAGGCGCTCGCTGCATCGAAAGAGGTGAAAAACAAGCGCCGCGCGCGCTCTTCCGCCGCTCAATCCTCACGAACGTCTTCCCGACAGGCCGACCGATGA
- a CDS encoding ABC transporter permease — protein sequence MNRAASSRRAATATDGQPLRPEVSMTPGRRVWQRFKRNRLGYWSLVVFVAAFVISLAGPLWSNDKPLVVRYQGQFYFPLVKNYAETTFGGDFPTPADYLDPFVRDRFNAPGNFAIYPPNHYYYDTLNYFSKGSNPAPPSRENWLGTDDRGRDVFARLLYGFRVSVLFALVLTAIGTALGVVAGAVQGYFGGRIDITGQRLIEIWSALPELYLLIIFASIFEPSLILLIVLLSLFGWIGLSDYVRAEFLRNRTQDYVRAARAMGLSNWQIIWRHVLPNSLTPVITFLPFRMSGAILALTSLDFLGLGVPPPTPSLGELLAQGKANLDAWWISVSTFGVLVATLLLLTFMGDALRNALDTRIADAVKAGGGQ from the coding sequence TTGAACCGAGCCGCATCGTCGCGCCGCGCCGCGACCGCAACAGACGGCCAGCCGCTGCGCCCCGAAGTCTCGATGACGCCCGGGCGGCGCGTGTGGCAGCGTTTCAAACGCAACCGGCTGGGGTACTGGAGCCTCGTCGTGTTCGTCGCGGCGTTCGTCATCAGCCTCGCGGGGCCGCTGTGGTCGAACGACAAGCCGCTCGTCGTGCGCTATCAGGGGCAGTTCTACTTTCCGCTCGTGAAGAATTACGCGGAGACGACCTTCGGCGGCGACTTCCCGACGCCCGCGGATTATCTCGATCCGTTCGTGCGCGACCGCTTCAACGCGCCCGGCAACTTCGCGATCTATCCGCCGAATCACTATTACTACGACACGCTCAATTACTTTTCGAAGGGCTCGAACCCGGCGCCGCCGTCGCGCGAAAACTGGCTCGGCACGGACGACCGCGGTCGCGACGTGTTCGCGCGGCTTCTCTACGGCTTTCGCGTGTCAGTGCTGTTCGCGCTCGTGCTGACGGCCATCGGCACCGCGCTCGGCGTGGTCGCGGGCGCGGTGCAGGGCTATTTCGGCGGACGCATCGACATCACCGGGCAGCGGCTGATCGAAATCTGGAGCGCGTTGCCGGAGCTTTATCTGCTCATCATCTTCGCGTCCATCTTCGAGCCGAGTCTGATCCTGCTCATCGTGCTGCTGTCGCTGTTCGGCTGGATCGGCCTGTCGGATTACGTGCGCGCGGAGTTTCTGCGCAACCGCACGCAGGACTACGTGCGCGCCGCCCGCGCGATGGGCTTGTCCAACTGGCAGATCATCTGGCGGCATGTGCTGCCCAATAGCCTGACGCCCGTCATCACATTCCTGCCGTTTCGCATGAGCGGGGCGATTCTCGCGCTCACGAGCCTCGACTTTCTCGGGCTCGGCGTGCCGCCGCCGACGCCGTCGCTCGGCGAACTGCTCGCGCAGGGCAAGGCCAATCTCGACGCGTGGTGGATTTCGGTGTCGACCTTCGGCGTGCTCGTCGCGACGCTGCTTCTGCTCACCTTCATGGGCGATGCGCTGCGCAATGCGCTCGACACGCGCATCGCGGATGCGGTGAAGGCCGGAGGCGGTCAATGA
- a CDS encoding microcin C ABC transporter permease YejB: MWSYILKRILLMIPTLVGVLTLTFVVIQFVPGGPVEQAVHDLRRGNAEGGAAFGMRSHTGVDAQQIAQLKALYGFDKPPLQRYLLMLGKFARFDLGESYFRHQSVWSLIVSKLPVSISIGLWTFFITYLISVPLGIAKAVKNGSKFDVATSLIVLIGFAIPGFVLGVLLLVLFGGGTFWQLFPLRNLTSDNWATLSLGGKILDYLWHITLPVVASVVGSFAIITMLTKNAFLDEIRKQYVLTARAKGLSERRVLWKHVFRNALLPLIVGFPAAFIGAFFTGSLLIETLFSLDGLGLLSYESVVRRDYPVVLGTLYLFTLIGLATKLISDLCYVWVDPRIQFEQLER, encoded by the coding sequence ATGTGGAGCTACATCCTCAAACGCATTCTGTTGATGATCCCGACGCTCGTCGGCGTGCTCACGCTGACGTTCGTCGTGATCCAGTTCGTGCCGGGCGGTCCTGTGGAGCAGGCCGTTCACGACCTGCGGCGCGGCAACGCGGAAGGCGGCGCGGCGTTCGGCATGCGCTCGCACACCGGCGTCGATGCGCAGCAGATCGCGCAACTCAAGGCGCTCTATGGCTTCGACAAGCCGCCGCTCCAGCGTTATCTCCTGATGCTCGGCAAGTTCGCGCGCTTCGATCTCGGCGAGAGCTACTTCCGGCATCAGAGCGTCTGGTCGCTCATCGTGTCGAAGCTGCCGGTGTCGATCAGCATCGGCTTGTGGACGTTCTTCATAACGTATCTGATATCGGTGCCGCTCGGCATCGCGAAGGCCGTGAAGAACGGCTCGAAGTTCGATGTCGCGACGAGTCTCATCGTCCTGATCGGCTTTGCGATTCCCGGCTTCGTGCTGGGCGTGCTGCTGCTCGTGCTGTTCGGCGGGGGAACGTTCTGGCAACTCTTCCCGTTGCGCAACCTGACTTCGGACAACTGGGCGACGCTCTCGCTCGGCGGGAAGATTCTCGATTATCTGTGGCACATCACATTGCCCGTGGTGGCGTCGGTGGTCGGGAGCTTCGCCATCATCACGATGCTGACCAAGAACGCGTTTCTCGACGAAATTCGCAAGCAATACGTGCTCACCGCGCGCGCGAAGGGTCTGAGCGAGCGGCGCGTGCTGTGGAAGCACGTGTTCCGCAATGCGCTTTTGCCGCTGATCGTCGGTTTTCCGGCGGCGTTCATCGGCGCGTTCTTCACGGGCAGCCTGCTGATCGAGACGCTCTTTTCGCTCGACGGCCTCGGGCTGCTTTCGTACGAATCGGTCGTGCGGCGCGATTATCCCGTCGTGCTCGGCACGCTGTATCTCTTCACGCTGATCGGCCTCGCGACGAAGCTCATCTCGGACCTTTGCTACGTATGGGTCGATCCGCGCATTCAATTCGAGCAACTGGAGCGTTGA
- a CDS encoding extracellular solute-binding protein has translation MLAACTACIAFFAGSPAFAAHAYAQYGEPKYPPDFKHFDYVNPDAPRDGTLVLANPSRLTSFDKFNPFTLRGNPAPGLGLMFESLTTGSSDEVASAYCLLADNIDVAPDGLSTTFHINPKARFNNGDPVTAEDVKFSFETLKSPKAAPQFSVYFGQITRAVVVDRLTIRFEYKVATREMPLLAGGIPVFSRKWGMRPDGTRIPFDQLAFEKPIASGDYQIDSFDNGRTITYKRDPHYWGASLPVRVGTHNFARIDYKLYSDATARLEAFKAGEYDVLVENVARSWVRRDIGKRFDSGELIKREFPHHNGTGMQGFFMNLRRPLFKDVRVRQALDLALDFEWLNRQLFFNQYKRTDSFFVNTDLQAKGMPSEGELAILNPLRNKLDPAVFGEMPKQPDTDPPGSLRANLIKARELLAQAGWTYRDGALRNAKGQPFVFEILDDTGGGASMEPVAAAFGRNLQKLGITMNFRTVDYALIQKRLDAFDFDMTSVRLPDVQVPGTEQVSRFGSKYADDQGSDNLAGVKSPAIDAILRKVVSAQTRDELVDATHALDRVLMNGYYVIPHWYSATHRVAYRNTLGYPSTLPLYYVADEWVLSTWWQKPAAVSK, from the coding sequence ATGCTCGCCGCCTGCACGGCCTGCATCGCCTTCTTCGCGGGCAGCCCGGCGTTCGCCGCGCACGCGTACGCGCAGTACGGCGAGCCGAAGTATCCGCCGGACTTCAAGCACTTCGATTACGTGAATCCCGACGCGCCGCGCGACGGCACGCTGGTGCTCGCCAATCCGAGCCGCCTGACGAGCTTCGACAAGTTCAATCCGTTCACGCTAAGGGGCAATCCCGCGCCGGGCCTCGGGCTCATGTTCGAAAGCCTGACGACAGGAAGCTCGGACGAAGTGGCGAGCGCCTATTGCCTGCTCGCGGACAATATCGACGTGGCGCCGGACGGATTGTCGACGACCTTCCACATCAACCCGAAAGCGCGCTTCAATAACGGCGATCCGGTCACGGCCGAAGACGTCAAGTTCTCCTTCGAGACGCTGAAGAGTCCGAAGGCCGCGCCGCAATTTTCGGTGTACTTCGGGCAGATCACGCGGGCGGTGGTCGTCGATCGGCTGACGATCCGCTTCGAATACAAAGTGGCGACGCGCGAAATGCCGCTGCTCGCGGGCGGCATTCCGGTGTTCTCGCGCAAATGGGGCATGCGGCCCGACGGCACGCGCATTCCGTTCGATCAGCTCGCGTTCGAAAAGCCGATCGCGAGCGGCGATTACCAGATCGACTCGTTCGACAACGGCCGCACGATCACCTACAAGCGCGATCCGCATTACTGGGGCGCGTCGCTGCCGGTGCGCGTCGGCACGCACAACTTCGCGCGCATCGACTACAAGCTGTATTCGGACGCGACCGCGCGGCTCGAAGCGTTCAAGGCCGGCGAGTACGACGTGCTCGTCGAAAATGTCGCGCGAAGCTGGGTCCGGCGCGATATCGGCAAGCGCTTCGACAGCGGCGAGCTCATCAAGCGCGAGTTTCCGCATCACAACGGCACCGGCATGCAGGGCTTCTTCATGAACCTGCGCCGGCCGCTTTTCAAGGACGTGCGCGTGCGGCAGGCGCTCGATCTCGCGCTCGACTTCGAGTGGCTCAACCGGCAACTGTTCTTCAACCAGTACAAGCGCACGGACAGCTTCTTCGTCAACACGGACCTGCAGGCGAAAGGCATGCCGAGCGAAGGCGAGCTCGCGATCCTGAACCCGCTGCGCAACAAGCTCGATCCCGCGGTCTTCGGCGAGATGCCGAAGCAGCCCGACACCGATCCGCCCGGCTCGCTGCGCGCGAATCTCATCAAGGCGCGCGAGTTGCTGGCGCAAGCCGGCTGGACGTATCGCGACGGCGCGCTGCGCAATGCGAAGGGCCAGCCGTTCGTGTTCGAGATACTCGACGACACGGGCGGCGGCGCGTCGATGGAGCCGGTCGCGGCCGCGTTCGGGCGCAACCTGCAGAAGCTCGGCATCACGATGAACTTTCGCACGGTCGATTACGCGCTGATCCAGAAGCGCCTCGATGCGTTCGACTTCGACATGACGAGCGTGCGTCTGCCCGACGTGCAGGTGCCCGGCACCGAGCAGGTGTCGCGCTTCGGCAGCAAGTACGCGGACGACCAGGGCTCGGATAACCTCGCGGGCGTGAAGTCGCCGGCCATCGACGCGATTTTGCGCAAGGTCGTGTCCGCGCAGACGCGCGATGAACTCGTGGACGCCACGCACGCGCTCGACCGCGTGCTGATGAACGGCTACTACGTGATTCCGCACTGGTACTCGGCGACGCATCGGGTCGCGTACCGCAACACGCTCGGCTATCCGTCGACGCTGCCGCTCTATTACGTCGCGGACGAATGGGTGCTCTCGACGTGGTGGCAGAAGCCCGCGGCGGTATCTAAATAA
- the fabI gene encoding enoyl-ACP reductase FabI: MGFLAGKRILLTGLLSNRSIAYGIAQACKREGAELAFTYVGERFKDRITEFATEFGSDMIYPCDVSSDADIEALFSSLKERWDTLDGLVHSIGFAPREAIAGDFLEGMTRENFRIAHDISAYSFPALAKAAHSMLSDSASLLTLSYLGAERAIPNYNTMGLAKASLEASVRYIAASLGQKGVRVNGISAGPIKTLAASGIKGFSKILDFVEDNAPLKRNVTIEQVGNVAAFLLSDLAGGVSAEIVHVDAGFHAVVGGMAGIGE, translated from the coding sequence ATGGGCTTTCTCGCTGGAAAACGAATTCTGCTGACCGGCTTGCTGTCGAACCGCTCGATCGCTTACGGTATCGCACAGGCCTGCAAGCGCGAGGGCGCGGAACTGGCGTTCACGTATGTCGGCGAGCGCTTCAAGGACCGCATCACCGAATTTGCAACCGAATTCGGCAGCGACATGATCTACCCGTGCGATGTGAGCAGCGACGCCGACATCGAAGCGCTCTTCTCCTCGCTCAAGGAACGCTGGGATACGCTCGACGGCCTCGTGCATTCCATCGGCTTCGCGCCGCGCGAGGCGATTGCCGGCGACTTCCTCGAAGGCATGACGCGCGAGAACTTCCGCATCGCGCACGACATCTCCGCGTACAGCTTCCCGGCGCTCGCCAAGGCCGCGCACTCTATGCTCTCGGACAGCGCGTCGTTGCTCACGCTCAGCTATCTCGGCGCGGAACGCGCGATTCCGAACTACAACACGATGGGTCTCGCGAAGGCGTCGCTGGAAGCGAGCGTGCGTTATATTGCGGCATCGCTCGGCCAGAAAGGCGTGCGCGTGAACGGCATCTCGGCCGGCCCCATCAAGACGCTCGCGGCGAGCGGCATCAAGGGCTTCAGCAAGATTCTCGATTTCGTGGAAGACAACGCGCCGCTCAAGCGCAACGTGACGATCGAGCAGGTCGGCAACGTCGCCGCGTTCCTGCTGTCGGATCTGGCGGGCGGCGTGAGCGCGGAGATCGTGCATGTCGATGCCGGTTTCCACGCGGTCGTCGGCGGCATGGCGGGCATCGGCGAGTAA
- a CDS encoding MFS transporter, with product MPSTLDRPISATRATRTPLNRSQITGFWGAWAGWTLDGMDSFIYALVLAPALTELLPRSGYAATPANVGLAGSILFALFLVGWGLSFIWGPLADRFGRTKVLAATIFTFAIFTGLAATAHTVWALGIYRFFAGVGIGGEWALAGTYVAEAWPEDRRKMGAGYLQTGYYAGFFLAAALNYTIGAAFGWRAMFLVGLFPVVVSILVLTRVKETDKWERAEATAAPAVKHQSPLRAIFSAQYRKRTIVAAVLLTVAIIGLWAGAVYEPSAVIQLATRAGLTKPEAARMASIATGLLSIGTIIGCLALPPMAERIGRRKTLAVYFVGMAASIALSFGWAFYLNNGLVPFIALLFVLGFFGGNFALFSLWLPEQFETRVRATAFAFCTSIGRFFGAIVNFGIGAMVLNMKTLGVPIALTGIAFLIGLAVIPFAPETKGQELPN from the coding sequence ATGCCTAGCACGCTAGATCGACCGATCAGCGCCACGCGCGCCACGAGGACACCGCTCAACCGTTCGCAAATCACCGGCTTCTGGGGCGCATGGGCGGGCTGGACGCTCGACGGGATGGACTCGTTCATCTACGCGCTCGTGCTCGCGCCGGCGCTGACCGAGCTGCTGCCGCGCTCCGGCTATGCGGCGACGCCCGCGAATGTCGGTCTCGCCGGATCGATTCTTTTCGCGCTGTTTCTGGTCGGATGGGGACTGTCGTTCATTTGGGGGCCGCTCGCGGACCGCTTCGGGCGCACGAAGGTGCTCGCGGCGACCATCTTCACGTTCGCCATCTTCACCGGGCTGGCGGCCACCGCGCACACGGTCTGGGCGCTCGGCATCTATCGCTTCTTCGCGGGCGTGGGCATAGGCGGGGAGTGGGCGCTCGCCGGAACGTACGTCGCGGAAGCCTGGCCGGAAGACCGCCGCAAAATGGGCGCGGGCTATCTGCAAACCGGCTACTACGCGGGCTTCTTCCTCGCGGCGGCGCTGAATTACACCATCGGCGCGGCGTTCGGCTGGCGCGCGATGTTTCTCGTCGGGCTGTTTCCGGTCGTCGTGTCGATTCTCGTGCTGACGCGCGTCAAGGAAACCGACAAGTGGGAGCGCGCCGAAGCCACGGCGGCGCCCGCGGTCAAGCATCAGAGTCCGCTGCGCGCCATTTTCTCGGCGCAGTATCGCAAGCGCACCATCGTCGCGGCCGTGCTGCTCACGGTGGCGATCATCGGGCTCTGGGCCGGCGCGGTATATGAACCGTCGGCGGTCATCCAGCTCGCGACGCGCGCCGGCCTGACCAAGCCCGAAGCCGCGCGCATGGCGTCGATCGCGACGGGGCTCTTGTCCATCGGCACGATCATCGGCTGTCTCGCGCTGCCGCCGATGGCCGAGCGCATCGGCCGCCGCAAGACGCTCGCGGTGTACTTCGTCGGCATGGCGGCGTCCATCGCGCTGTCGTTCGGCTGGGCGTTCTATTTGAACAACGGGCTCGTGCCGTTCATCGCGCTTCTGTTCGTGCTCGGCTTCTTCGGCGGCAACTTCGCGCTCTTCAGCCTCTGGCTTCCCGAGCAGTTCGAAACCCGCGTGCGGGCGACGGCGTTCGCGTTCTGCACGTCGATCGGGCGTTTCTTCGGCGCGATCGTGAACTTCGGCATCGGCGCGATGGTGCTGAACATGAAGACGCTCGGCGTGCCGATCGCGCTGACGGGCATTGCGTTCCTGATCGGCCTCGCGGTCATTCCGTTCGCGCCGGAAACGAAGGGCCAGGAACTGCCCAACTGA
- a CDS encoding ABC transporter ATP-binding protein, giving the protein MSAPLLSIDNLRVRFGDTLAVDGVSLDVRAGERVALVGESGSGKSVTALSVLRLLRDAEMTGAIRFAGEDLLAKSEREMRGLRGSDIAMIFQEPMTALNPLYTVGDQIGETIQLHDGASPREARERAIALLARTGITEPERRVDSYPHQLSGGQRQRVMIAMALACRPRLLLADEPTTALDVTIRAQIVELLLELQRDEAEKRGMAVLLITHDLNLVRRFAERVAVMEKGVLVESGAVDTIFESPQHPYTERLLNSRPERRVLPVLPIAPVLLDAKDVRVDYPTRLPGFQGWFRRGRFKAVDDVTLSVRQGETLGIVGESGSGKSTLAMALLGLQRISHGSVQFQGRALGDFRGREKTVLRSNLQVVFQDPFSSLSPRQTVERIVGEGLALHRPELDAAARRAKVIAVLREVGLDRTALTRYPHEFSGGQRQRIAIARALVLEPSILILDEPTSALDVSIQTQVLALLADIQKKHNLGYVFISHDLQVIGAMAHRVAVMRDGNVVEAGEVEKIFANPSDEYTRKLLAAALNS; this is encoded by the coding sequence ATGAGCGCGCCGCTCTTGTCGATCGACAATCTGCGCGTGCGCTTCGGCGACACGCTCGCCGTCGATGGCGTGAGTCTCGACGTCCGCGCGGGCGAGCGCGTGGCGCTCGTCGGCGAGTCGGGCTCGGGCAAGAGCGTGACGGCGTTGTCGGTGCTGCGTCTTTTGCGCGATGCCGAAATGACGGGCGCGATCCGCTTCGCCGGTGAAGACCTGCTCGCGAAAAGCGAACGCGAGATGCGTGGCCTGCGCGGCTCGGACATCGCGATGATCTTTCAGGAGCCGATGACCGCGCTCAATCCGCTGTACACGGTCGGCGATCAGATCGGCGAGACGATTCAGCTTCACGACGGCGCGAGTCCGCGCGAGGCCCGCGAGCGCGCCATCGCGCTGCTGGCGCGCACGGGCATCACGGAGCCGGAGCGGCGCGTCGACAGTTATCCGCATCAGCTTTCAGGCGGCCAGCGCCAGCGCGTGATGATCGCGATGGCGCTCGCGTGCCGCCCGCGTCTCTTGCTCGCCGACGAGCCGACGACCGCGCTCGACGTGACCATTCGCGCGCAGATCGTCGAACTGTTGCTGGAACTTCAGCGCGACGAGGCCGAGAAGCGCGGCATGGCCGTGCTGCTCATCACGCACGATCTGAATCTGGTGCGGCGTTTTGCAGAGCGCGTCGCGGTGATGGAAAAGGGCGTGCTCGTCGAAAGCGGCGCGGTCGATACGATTTTCGAGTCGCCGCAACACCCGTACACAGAGCGCCTGCTGAACAGCCGTCCGGAGCGGCGCGTGCTGCCGGTGCTGCCGATCGCGCCCGTGCTGCTCGATGCCAAAGACGTGCGCGTCGACTATCCGACGCGGCTCCCGGGATTTCAGGGATGGTTCCGGCGCGGCCGCTTCAAGGCCGTCGACGACGTGACGCTCTCCGTGCGGCAGGGCGAAACGCTCGGCATCGTCGGGGAATCCGGATCCGGAAAATCGACGCTCGCGATGGCGCTGCTCGGCTTGCAGCGCATCTCGCATGGAAGCGTGCAGTTTCAGGGCAGGGCGCTCGGCGATTTTCGCGGACGCGAAAAGACCGTGCTGCGCTCGAATCTGCAAGTCGTGTTTCAGGACCCGTTTAGCTCGCTTTCGCCGCGCCAGACGGTGGAGCGCATCGTCGGCGAAGGGCTGGCGCTGCATCGACCTGAACTGGATGCCGCCGCGCGCCGCGCCAAGGTGATTGCCGTGCTGCGCGAAGTCGGGCTGGACCGCACGGCGCTCACGCGCTACCCGCACGAGTTCTCGGGCGGGCAGCGGCAGCGCATCGCGATTGCGCGCGCGCTCGTGCTGGAACCGAGCATTCTCATTCTCGACGAACCGACGAGCGCGCTCGATGTCTCAATCCAGACTCAAGTTCTGGCGCTGCTTGCCGACATTCAGAAGAAGCACAACCTGGGATATGTGTTTATTAGCCACGACTTACAGGTGATCGGCGCGATGGCGCATCGCGTCGCGGTCATGCGAGATGGAAATGTCGTCGAGGCTGGTGAAGTAGAGAAGATTTTTGCGAATCCTTCGGACGAATACACACGAAAGCTACTGGCGGCAGCCCTGAATTCCTAA
- a CDS encoding 2-isopropylmalate synthase codes for MAADKLIIFDTTLRDGEQSPGASMTKEEKIRIAKQLERMKVDVIEAGFAASSNGDFDAIQTIASLVKDSTVCSLARANDKDIQRAADALKPANRFRIHTFIATSALHMEKKLRMSPEQVYEQARLAVRFARKFTDDVEFSPEDGSRSDIDFLCRVLEAVIDEGARTINIADTVGYGVPELYGNLVKTLRERIPNSDKAIFSVHCHDDLGMAVANSLAGVQIGGARQVECTINGLGERAGNTSLEEIVMAVKTRKDYFGLDLGIDTTQIVPTSKLVSQITGFVVQPNKAVVGANAFAHASGIHQDGVLKARDTYEIMRAEDVGWSANKIVLGKLSGRNAFKQRLEELGVQLESEAEVNAAFARFKDLADRKAEIFDEDIMQIVSEESPEAQAKEHFRFVSMKQHSETGEQPQARVVFAVDGTEMTGEARGNGPVDATLHAIESKVESGAELVLYSVNAITTGTQAQGEVTVRLSKSGRIVNGVGTDPDIVAASAKAYIAALNKLHSKVEKLNPQL; via the coding sequence ATGGCAGCAGACAAGTTGATCATCTTCGATACGACCTTGCGTGACGGCGAGCAGTCCCCCGGCGCTTCGATGACGAAAGAGGAGAAGATCCGCATCGCGAAGCAACTGGAGCGCATGAAGGTCGACGTGATCGAGGCCGGTTTTGCCGCCAGTTCCAACGGCGATTTCGACGCGATCCAGACGATCGCCTCGCTCGTGAAGGACAGCACGGTCTGCTCGCTTGCCCGCGCCAACGACAAGGACATCCAGCGCGCCGCCGATGCGTTGAAGCCCGCGAACCGCTTCCGCATTCACACGTTCATCGCCACTTCCGCGCTGCATATGGAAAAGAAGCTGCGTATGTCGCCGGAGCAGGTGTACGAACAGGCGCGGCTCGCGGTGCGCTTCGCCCGCAAGTTCACGGACGACGTCGAGTTCTCGCCGGAAGACGGCAGCCGCTCGGACATCGACTTCCTGTGCCGCGTGCTCGAAGCCGTGATCGACGAAGGCGCGCGCACGATTAATATCGCCGATACGGTTGGTTATGGCGTGCCGGAACTCTACGGCAACCTCGTGAAGACGCTGCGCGAGCGCATCCCGAATTCGGACAAGGCCATTTTCTCTGTGCACTGCCACGATGACCTCGGCATGGCGGTCGCGAACTCGCTCGCGGGCGTGCAGATCGGCGGCGCGCGTCAGGTGGAATGCACGATCAACGGCTTGGGCGAGCGCGCCGGCAATACGTCGCTCGAAGAAATCGTGATGGCGGTCAAGACGCGCAAGGATTACTTCGGGCTCGATCTCGGCATCGACACGACGCAGATCGTGCCGACTTCGAAGCTCGTCTCGCAGATCACCGGCTTCGTCGTGCAGCCGAACAAGGCGGTGGTCGGCGCGAATGCGTTCGCGCATGCATCGGGCATCCACCAGGACGGCGTGCTGAAGGCGCGCGATACCTACGAAATCATGCGCGCCGAAGACGTGGGCTGGAGCGCGAACAAGATCGTGCTCGGCAAGCTGTCCGGCCGCAACGCGTTCAAGCAGCGTCTCGAAGAACTGGGCGTGCAGCTCGAATCGGAAGCGGAAGTGAACGCCGCGTTCGCTCGCTTCAAGGATCTCGCGGACCGCAAAGCCGAAATCTTCGACGAAGACATCATGCAGATCGTCTCGGAAGAATCGCCGGAAGCGCAGGCGAAGGAGCATTTCCGCTTCGTCTCGATGAAGCAGCATTCGGAGACCGGCGAGCAGCCGCAGGCACGCGTGGTCTTCGCCGTGGACGGCACCGAAATGACGGGCGAAGCGCGCGGCAACGGTCCGGTGGACGCTACGCTGCACGCGATCGAATCGAAGGTGGAAAGCGGCGCCGAACTCGTGCTGTACTCGGTCAACGCGATCACGACCGGCACGCAGGCGCAGGGCGAAGTGACGGTGCGTCTGTCGAAGAGCGGACGTATCGTGAACGGCGTCGGTACCGATCCGGATATCGTCGCCGCTTCCGCGAAGGCGTATATCGCGGCGCTCAACAAGCTGCATTCGAAGGTCGAAAAGCTCAATCCGCAGCTTTGA
- a CDS encoding C40 family peptidase, with protein MQPLTLTQTCARAAAGMLLGLLMTTTSGAFADEVSSNSQNAGNGITTASKATDTAAIAATADTASAPRGAKAFFSGVASKAGDVVVGALNMIGVRYRWGGDTPDSGLDCSGFVRYVFQDTLGMTLPRRAEEMSRVGEKVRVSDLKPGDLVFFNTMRRSFSHVGIYIGDNKFVHSPSTGSTIRVDDMENGYWEKRFTGARRIENAQFNDGTELRQRVSATLGGY; from the coding sequence ATGCAACCACTCACGTTGACTCAGACATGTGCGCGCGCTGCCGCGGGCATGTTGCTCGGCCTTCTGATGACCACCACTTCCGGCGCTTTCGCCGACGAAGTCAGCAGTAACAGCCAAAATGCCGGCAACGGCATCACCACCGCATCCAAAGCCACCGACACCGCGGCCATCGCCGCCACGGCGGACACCGCCAGCGCACCGCGCGGCGCGAAGGCGTTCTTCTCCGGCGTGGCGAGCAAGGCAGGCGACGTCGTCGTCGGCGCGCTCAACATGATCGGCGTGCGCTATCGCTGGGGCGGCGACACGCCGGATTCCGGCCTCGATTGCAGCGGCTTCGTGCGCTACGTGTTTCAGGACACGCTCGGCATGACGCTGCCGCGCCGCGCCGAAGAAATGAGCCGCGTCGGCGAGAAGGTTCGCGTGTCGGACCTCAAGCCGGGCGATCTCGTGTTTTTCAACACCATGCGCCGCTCGTTCTCGCACGTCGGCATCTATATTGGCGACAACAAGTTCGTGCATTCGCCGTCCACCGGCAGCACGATCCGCGTCGACGACATGGAAAACGGCTATTGGGAAAAGCGGTTCACGGGTGCGCGCCGCATCGAGAACGCGCAGTTCAACGACGGCACGGAATTGCGTCAGCGCGTGAGCGCGACGCTCGGCGGTTACTGA